The DNA window ATTTGCCTTGAGAATCCCTGATGGCGATGCCAATTCCATCGAGGCTGAGATCTTTGAGCCAAGCACCGTCAACATAACTTTCAGCAATCATAATGTCTGAATGCTTTAAAATGTCGTGATCATGCTATATTTAAGCAGTCAAGCCTGTTGTACACCAGGTAAATTAGTGCTCCTACTAGATTTGCGCAATataattcaataaattgaaCCAGAGCAAGTTGCTCAATGGTAAAGGTAAAGACTGCAGCTCctcaattaacaaaaaaatgtgaaagatcCCGGATTCGATGATCCAAGCTGATGAATCTGCTTGATCGTGGCCACGGGCATGATGAAATTCCCCATAGACTCACTGAGCCTGAAAATGGTAGATAACCGTAACTTGCCATTGTcccccttttaaaaaaaaaaatcattaaattagACGTTTTTAAAACTCCAATGTAATTTACATATGTAATACGCATATGTACTATATATATTTAATGCACGTTATGTTGATATGTCAatcgtttcaatttttttttcttgtttttttttttttttgcaacaaTCAGACTTTGTGAATTCCACACCCCCGCCATTTTccaagaaaaaataaaactcaGTTTGTTCACCATACAACGCCATAATAATTTTTACCCAGGAACACAATAAGGTACATTTCGTTAGGGCACAAGTATCGGAGGACAAAACATAGAACAAGCACAAGGGAAATGACTCATGAGTTAATTACAAGTTACATGACGATTAATTCCAAGGGCAAAGCGGCTTAAAACCTCAACAGAATACATTACATGATGAGCAAACGCGAGATTATCGAATTCAACACAAACATAATTACCCGCGTCAACATCTACGATTATGATCAATTAATGTGCGCTGTTTTTACAAATCGAACAAAGGGAAAGGGGAAAAAATGAACACACCAAAACGAAAAGGATATTTACATGCATTTACCTGTATAACAGATTATTTTCCAGAGCCTCCAATAAATATGCAGGAATTTATTCCCCACAACTGTGACCCTCTGCCGGAGGCTAACGAATATTATAGCATACACAATCGGTAGAAAGCAACGTACCGATGCTTCAAGATCCACCCATTGACGTTGAAGAAGAATCGGGGCAGTGGAATGTTACATCACACAATGGTCCGAATGCCATCCCCGAGTGATATGCAACGGCAAGATTGGAATTGAAGTCGATCCACTTGCACTGCCTTCATTTTGAAAGAAAGCCTTATCATACCGTGAGGATAGAATTACAATTCTCATCTGGCTTGAGAGTTGTCGTCGGCATAAATGGATGCGCAAGCATCTGCAGCACCAGCTGCAAGCAGCACTTCGTAGGGATGGAAGGCTAGGGAACTAACAGGACCAATCTTTTGGGCCATAAAGGAAGGGTAGTATCTTATTGTGCCTAATTGTTCACCCTCCAAACTGAAGACTTTTATGAGCTGTTTGGCCGAGCCACTGGCAATGATTGGGGCATGCCTATGAACAGCTAAAGCAGTCAGTGAACCCCGGTGAGCTTCAATCGTGAGGTAGGCATCCCTGCCGTTTCTGATATCAAGGAACTGAATGTCACCAGCTTGAGATGCACTTACAATCTGGATGAAGACGAGAATATCATCTAAGTTTCACTTTCTATCGGAATAACTTCAGAAACAATATCAAACAAGGATCTCTCTCACTTACCTTGGAAGGATCAAGCCCGGGTTGAAAGCCGATCCCCACAACTCTTTCCACCTTCTGAGTGTGTGGCTGGGTTGAACAGATAAGCCTAAGATTTACAAACACACAAGTAAAACAGCTCAAAACACTAGCTTAGCAAATAATCAGCACCACATTAAGAAATCCAAGTTCAGTGAGGAGCTGAACTCAAACACAGTAGCATAATACATTTATTGTTTATGTACAGTGACAGAACCAGACATGAAGAGTGTATCCTTTGCCACACATATAATAGGCCTCTTTTGGCCGCTAGGATTGGATACCCCCACTATATCCAAGACATGTTGGAGGAAGAGACGAAAAAAATTGAGTCCAACTTGAAGGCCTAAGATGGATTACTCATCCATTCCAACACCTCCCAAccccacccaaaaaaaaaagaaagggattAGAAGGAATAAGTTTACTTCAACTTCATGTCTGATCCCCAACATAAAAAATTATCTGCCTCTAATACAGTGGGTCATCCAATCCTAAGGACCCAACAAGCCCCCCCTCCCAACCccacccaaaaaaaagaaagggatcAGAAGGAATAAGTTTACTTCATCTTCATGTATGATCCCCAACATAAAAAATTATCTGCCTCTACCTTTAAATACCTCGAATACAGTGGGTGATCCAATCCTAAGGACCCAACAAGGCCTTAAAGAAATTGTACATCTAGGTCTGCAAATCTAACTATTTGTCACTTATCATTTGCAGTTAGTTGCAACACTTTCACAAGGAACACAAGTCATATATTTGCCACAGGAGACATGAAGAGCTTACATTTCAGGAGTTCGCACATCATAAAGTCTGACAGAACCATCTACAAAGCCAGCTGCAAAGTGACCCCCGTGAACTTGAGAAGCAGACTAACAGACAATGCAGGAATCAGTCATTATTACACCATTCATTTTCTAGATTGCAAAATCAATAGTCAAATCCATACGTCTGTAAATTGATAAACTACAGCTGTAAATTCAGATGTCGAAAGTAAGTTGAGGTGGTAAAAACTCACCAGGGCTGAGATGCTACAATCTGATGAAGAAGGAATAGAATTAATAAGCTGCTCTTTATCCAGATCCCAAAGCATAATGGATGATAGTTCGCCAGAAGCATACTAGCAAATGAAGCAATGCAGAAGTAATCAAAATATTATTCACAACAAAGACCAAGAATCACAAAATTTGAAACAGAACTTATCCTGTAGCCCTAACGTATTACATCTTACAGAGAGGAAGTACCAGATATCCAGATTGTTGTTGCCAATCCACAACAGCATTCAAACTTCGCACCCCAGGTTTATGAccttgaattgaagaaaatgcaGTGACAAGCTTCTGTTGACCCTTCAAAGTGTAATCTTTCCAAATTCGAATGTTTCCATCACCTAATTATATGACCGCAAAAAGGTGCAACTTATTTAGAAAGGTTCAACAATAGCACCCTTCCTGACGAAGAAGCTAATTTTTCAGTAGTATAGAATATTACTTGAAGCAGCAAGAAGCAAGCTGTCATCAAGCTCATTGACAAGGCAGAGCTTGGAGATTCCTTTGTCAGGAAAATCATGATTATTGAAGCTGTTGAGAAGGGTAGCCTCCTTTTGCTCTTGGTAATTCCACACCCTATGAAGAAATAACCACCAAAACATAAACATACCATCATATTTTTACTAGACTACATAGTAAAACACTTAGGGTAATCAATAAATATTAGCAACATGAACCAAATTCACTCATACAAGAATGCATATGCACCCAATGGTTacccaaaacccaaacaaaACCTCATAGTTTGACAAAGAGAGGCCATTTCATTTTTCAAAGGAAGCAACCCTCCATCATTCATCAAATATTGATGCATATATTAAAAGGATACCTATTAATAATCATACAAAACCAAACTAAACAACCGAAGAAAAAGACAATTTCATATGACTTAATGACTATTTCAATCACAGCTGTTCCTGTCTGAAAGTTTATCGTGACGAATAAAGAAAACATAGAATGAATATTACCCACATTACATAAATATTAAAAggtgaaattttaaaaaagtgaTGACCTACGCACCTGATTTGCTCATTCTCGTCTGCACCGACCACAATAGGAGAAAATGGTTTCAGCAAGATTGTTTTTGTACCCGTCTCAAACTTGGTGTCCCAGCTAGCAATTTGATTATTAAGCTTGCTCACAGCTGACCACGAACATGGAAGATACATTAATTCCACAAAAGAGCCTAAATAatgataaacaaaaataaaagataaaagagCAAAAGGAGGAATTAGAGAAGAAAACCAACAAGAGTGCTGGCATTTAGCAATGTGCTCCAAGGCAaatttttctctctcctctcttctaCTTAGTACTTCTTTACTGTCATCCGCGACAATGAGAAGTGGCTTGGAAAAGTGCCCACAACCCCAATTGTAGATGGCTGATTGAGGAAGAAAACTGCGTTCCGAGGCTCCAGAAGTTCCCCCAGAACCTAAAAGTGGATCCGCTAATCCAGAATCTGGACTCATTAGATGAGGCCTGAAGTCTAAAGAGCATACTCTCCGTATTCCAGTTAAGTGATTTGGCTGAGGAGGGCTGACAGGAGGAGTTCGGAATGGCATGTGACCTGTCAAAAATCGGTTACTAAACAAAAAGACTGGAAGTGCATAGATAGATTAAACTAACCAGCGATACCATACATCACCAACATCAAATGGAGCTCAATGTCAGGTTAAAGAATAACTTCCAAGATATTTTTTACCCCCCAGCTCCATTTGATGTTTTAATATACTAATGTTAGAACCTGCAATTAATTAAAAGGAGAATGTCTGGAAGAAAAAGTAAGTAATTCTCATATCGTTACCTCCATTCATATCTAACCATGAAGAAGACCGAGCTAATCCACCAAAACTGGGAGTCGGAGTTGCTGTAATGGATTCACCAGGTCGAACACTGTTACCAGTGGACTTTACGGGTTTGGCCACCACTTGTTCAATCCCTATAATGGCCAAAACCCGCCTACCAAGGCTTGCAATGCGTGGAGATGGATCCTTGGCTAAGGTACACATAGCCAATACACACTGCGAATACATTGCATTGTCCAGGGGTTTAGGTGTTGAGTGGTTGACAACACCATTGCTCACACCATCATTTAATATTCCAGAATCAGAATGATGAGATGAATCGTCAGACAATGGTGATCCATGCATAATTCCAGAACTAGCTAGAGGGCTGCTGGTGGAGACTCTCCCATCTCGACCCAATGAGTTATCATTGGTTCCTCTCAACAGTGGACCAATTTGAGATGAAACAACACAACCTTTAATATGAGCCAAAGAGGGGAAGGAATTCAAAAGAGAATTAGATTGTGGTTTCCAATATGCAGCAGCTATTGACTTGAGGTGCTTGTTGTGGCCAAAGGCAAAGCGTCCCAGTGCTGCAAAGAAGATACAAGTTTACTCAAATCAAATTCCTACAAGAAATCTCTTGATGATTAATTAAATCTCAGGGCCCCGTAAAACAATCCCGCTGTTGTTTTGAATGAGGGGaaagaaggaaaggaaagaaCACTACGGTATGTACTGGTGACAGAAAATCTAGTGCATATTTATTACCCAAAAGCAATAAAATTCCAAACAAACGAGTATGATTAACTGATTATCAGATCGCTAATCACATACCAACAGCAACTTCGGCCCTGACCAGAGGGCTGCCATCCGAAGCAACACTTAATAGACTTCTAATAATACTAATTTCAGCTCTAATCTTTTCATCATCAtcgttttcttcttctccaccaACGCCATCTCTACATGAGCCTGAACCCACATCAAGAAGGGTACCCAGTGCGAAAACAGCAGAAGCTCTAACCTGAAATAGAACAATCTCAGTGACTAAGTTACAGAACCCAAAAATGTCATTGGTTAATAATAGAGTCTATATAGTCAAAGTTTACCTCTGGTTGGGGCTCAGAAAGTAGAGGAGCACATATTGAATAGGCATCTGCCTGCAAACCAAATATTTGGGCCTCTGTAAAATCCTCCCACAGCTTTCCCAGACAGAGGCAAAGCCACTGAAGAAATAGTGGTTCTGTCTGTGTATCATTTAGAGTTGGACCCTGAAGGTGCTTCAAGCAAACATGTATCAAATCTGCTTCAAGACAAGCCTCCTGCCCACGTCTATGCCCATCGACAATTACAGCTAAAACAAAAGCAGCCATTGCACGTTGTTCTGGATATGCTTCCATACTATCAAGAAACCTAATGAAATATGTATGACCCCCATCCTTCACTAGATCAACCTGACATGACTGATTCCACACAAAAAAAAGGGTGATTACTACTGTGGTACTAACTGAGAAACTGAAGGGGGGCAGGCATATGGCACCAGAAAGGAACTTATAAGCAAAAATGGATCAAAAATAAATCTTCAGTTCACAACCCATCAGGAAAAAAGCAAAGAAGCACATGCTTCGCAAATTGTTGATGACAGGGAGTTTTGATATGGAGACATCGATGCCTAAGATTAGAAGCAGGTATCAAGATAGTATGTAACAGTAGCAAATTCTAAGATTAGAAGCAGGTATCAAGATAGTATGTGACAGTAGCAAATTCTTATGAAGAGCATGTCACAATTATAGCAATTATAAACATCTGGAGAAAGAATGTGCTGCAGTAATCTAGGCATACCTTATCAAGAGCAAGaatttttgtccatataaataCAAGAATATGTCGTAGTTCAGGTGTCATTGTTTGTAACAGCTTCAGAACATACGGAAATATCCCAACAGACAAGGCCTAAAAACAGAAATGTGAAATTTTTAAAGAACATCAAAATATTGTTCTCAACCAACATAGAGATAACAAGACAGAACATTTTCAAATGACAACACATACCAGATCTACAGCCCAGGGTCCCATATCAAGGAATCTTCCCAGAAGAACCAGAGCTCGAAATCGGTGGCATTGACTAAGTAACACCTTAAATACAGATGTTATTCAGTCAGGGGttattaaggaaaaaaaaaacaggcaAAGAATGAACTTAATACAATGATACATGATGAATAACAAACCAGCAAGTTGAATCAACATAACGAAGAAAAGTAGAACTGCTCTACAAGCCAAATTACACCACCACAACTTACAGTCCATGGCACTACTCTGTTATCATCTCAATAGAAATGAACTCAACCAATACTCCCTAGGACTACCATGTAATTTTGCCCAGTTATTTCACAGCTGGGTTTACAAATAAGGTACTGTTACCAAATACACCTAATTAAGGAACTTTATATCAATGCCTCAAAACAGGATACAAACAACCTAAAGATGACTATTTTCAGCCCACTTTAAAAACAAAAGCAATTAGACATGATATAAAGAAAGCGTACATAATACCTATATCCCAGAAAGCTTTAGTAAACCAAACTAAAAAGTGATAAATATAATATCACACCTGAAGAACAATAGGCAATTGCTCTGGTGGTTTCTTGTTTTCAGACCCATGGTCAAGCCATACCTCAAAAGCAGTCAACTGCTCAGTGAAAAATGGGCTTGGCTGGAATAAAGCAAAAATATAACGATCAAAGTCAATGTCAGGCATGTCACAAAAATACCAAACAGGAAAGTTATACAAATATCTAATTCCACATAACACTGTGAGGAACCTAActgcataaaataaaaaaaagcaacAAACTTGCATAAAAAGAACCCAGAAGCACACCTGGAACTCCGCATTAGGATCCTCAACCAATAGTGGAAGCTGAGAAAGGCATATCTCAGCAGCCATGTCCCATGCATCCCTGCAGTTAGCATAAGCAAAAGAGGTGACAATTGATTTAACTAACATATGAAGCATGactgaaaattttctccttTAGTACCACATATGATGCTGATGGGTTGGAGGCAACTGTGGGTGAGAGATCGGAGAGCAATTTGCGGATCGCATAATTCGCTCAGCAAGTAAAAAATTGCGAAAAAGGCTGGCAACTAGCAGGTCTTGTCTGAACAGTCTCTGGAAAAGATCTGCAACACAGAACTGAGTATTAGATCGATGTACCATCACCAAAACAGACATAAATGAACATCCAGTTCAAAAACATTGGATAATGGTACAGCAGACCACTacattggaaagaaaaaaacctaCCGTGAGGGAGAACATTCCATGCAATCGTATCAGTGACTGCAGTAAAAATCCAATTCAACTCGCCCAAAAGTGTTTTCCGGTCATTTTGGCGGCCAGGGATTTTATCTATTAGCAAATAATCAAGAGATTCATGAAGTAATGATCGTGTGCAGAACCTGAGAGAATACATAACAATCCAATAAGTAGAACCATATAGAATGCTAGAACATAACAAGGAGAGAAACAAAAAGTGAAAGCAGGAGAAATTATAATCAATGACAGTAATTGTACAAACAGCCTAGTGGATGAAGTACAACTCCTAACAGTAGACAAAACTTAAGACCGATAATCACTTCTTGTAACAAAACAAGGAGAACAAGCTTCACCATCTTAATGCCATCTTGATGGGAGTTGTGAGGCAAGAAGTAAACACATCAGCAGGAAATTCAGCACTCTGTGGAAGAGTCTCGTGTGCTTCACAAGCCGCTAGCAGGATACAATCCCTTGCAGATCCAGATGAGCTAGAGCTACCCCAATCATGAAGCTaaccaaaaaaaatccaactattACATTGAAGTCTATACTATCGAATTAATAATACCAGTTCGGACATCTTGGAAACCTCAATATCAAAtttacataaacattcataactgcACTGTAGGATACCTCAATGAAAGAATTGACTATCATCCCAGCAGCAGAACAATCAAACACATATATTGAAGGTGTCTTCAACCAAGAATCGAGGTCACTAATTGGCAAGGGGATATACTGTGTATAACTCTGCACccaataaaaaactaaatgagaactacaaaAGCATTATTTAAAGATAGCAAGGAACAAAACAGCAGGCTTCAAATTGGTAAGAACCTTATTAAAGAGCCAAATTTCACCATTAGCAGTTGGCTTGGGTACACCATGTCCATTATAATGGAAAAGAACTCTCTCGGACTTGGCATATTTGCGGCATGTATTACAAAGTTTCTTCACTTCTTCTACCGTAGGATCAAGCTGAACCTTGTAGCGAGCCTGGTCGCATAAtatcaaacaaaattaaagtttaatttAGACAACAAAATTAACAGCAtgcacaaagaaaacaaaaaccatCTCACCCTTGGTTGCCACCTTTCGTACTGTTGACTCAAGGTTTTACCAATTGTTTCAAGAGCTTTTTGTGGAGCCATTGCAAATGGATCTGAAGACAGAAAAAATGTTAACAGAATGGTAAACttgacaaacaaaaaaatataatatccAAAAACATTCTGTTGCCAAagggaaaataaaaataaaagtgttTGGTTGTGTCTAAGTTATAATGCTTGTAGACCCACAACTGTGTATCATTTCCTCTTGGCAACATGTATTTACTATTATATTTAATAATGGGTACAAGAAGATGTTAACAAAAGATAAATTCAAACTCCACTAAGGAATATGTCATATTTAGTGAAACTTAAATCAATCTTTTACGTCATGCACTGTAGAATTATTAGCCATAGCATGCCAAGGGTGCTTTggtattgaaaatgaataagagAACCTAGAACTCACGCACACTATACCAAGTCCAACAAGTAAGAAACTCAATAAGACAACCCAAACGGTTAAAGAACAGAATTAATAACCAATACACTACCAACAAACTAAAGCAAGAGTAAAAATCAGCAGTGTAAAAGCACCTATCCAGCACTCCATTCTGGCACAGGGAGATATCTTAATTACATCGGGCGGATCAACGCTAATGTTTAAACATAATACCAGAGCTACACATCCCGTCTTCATCTGCAAAGAAGTTGAAAGTTAAACTAAAATAAGCACAATTAACCAGTACAATATTGTGAGCGTCTTCGGTCAGaacaaaaataagaaactaaGTTCAACAAATCAAATAGCTCCAAGTAAGAATTACTTTAAGCTTTGGCCATCCCCTGAAAGAATATTGTCACTGTGTTTTTTAAAGGAAACGGTTATATTTAATAATTCCTTCAATGCCGTCGTTGAAGAATAGGGTTGAAagttcataacaaaaaaaactaaattagCAATTCTACAAGAAAAATTAGTGCTATATTCTAAAATCCTAAATAAAGATCAGGTTTTCCTCAGATAATAGTTTAACCATCAATGACAGTGCCACCAAAGTCACCTACAGGCTAGACCGCAAGGGGCACCTAGGCTATCTGTGTGACTTCCATTACTACCCCTAACCCACTTATGATCACTGGTAAAACTGCATAAGAAAAGTGTTCAAGATTTCTAATGGTTCGcgcaatgaaaatttgaaaacaaagataaaagCAGAAGTTGTGTCCTTTATTGGTCTCCATAATTGAGTAAAGAACATGGGATTAATCATAGACATTTCAAAACCATACAAAATCATTTTTCTCGAATCAAAGTTCACCAACCATTGTACTAATTCTTCTTGTCATGTGATACATCATACAAGTAATGGTGGTTTAAATTCTCAGGATAGTCACACATCCTTCTGTAACAAATTGCAAAAAGAAAACGTCACGTATCTGTGGGAGGTTTGAATGGAACGCGCAGCAACAAAAACTAGTGCCAACTGAAAGGAACCTGGCCATTAAGAGGgcaggaaaaagaaaaacccgTCCTTACAAGCAGGAGTTCCCAGAAGGAGAAATCTAGAAGTGTGAAAGTCACTTCCCATTGATCGAGACCTAAATATGAGAAATTGACAAACTTTTCTTTCCCCATTGATCGAGACCTAAATATGAGAAATTGACAAACTTTTCTTTCCTATCAAACTAAAAATGGAATTATTCAAACAACCCAGTGATCGAAACCTAATTCAAAACCAAGTTGTTGGGTTGTACCACCAAAGTATCTGATGATTACGAATTCAGAGGAACAAAATTAGCGAGGGAATGTTAAAACTTCCTAGCCAGAATACAAATACCTgatttttacataaaaaaaattaacaatttttcATAACAACTTTAATTTGAATTGCAGGGATTTGATCTACAGatttcagtttcagaaataagTAAGCCACTAGCATACTAAACTGAAATGAGACATCTTTTCCTGTCAAATTATCTAACAAATACAACTTTAACAACGAATTTATGCCATGAGAAAAATGAATAGCATGTACTGAAAAAAGGGGCTTACTCGGTCTTTAGGCCGCCATTTCGATACTAAACCACTATCCGATGGTCCGGTGGGCACGCAAGCCTCGAAAGCATCGTGCCGAAGTTCACACAATACAGTGGTTTGGGGCAAGTAGGCCAAGCTTGTGGCGGTGGTAGCGGTGGCATTTCCATAGCTACTACTGGCAGTTTCTGATTCCCTTCTCTGCGAGCTCAAATCTCCGTCATCGTGGCTGGACGCGCAGTCGTCCAACTGGCTGGAGACCACCACCACCGAGGATTGCGAAAACCGGGAGGCCATCAAATCCCCCAATGCCATTCAAATCGAAAACCCTCAGAGCATAAACAGAGAAGCAATCAATTGAACAACCATGCCCAGAA is part of the Malus domestica chromosome 12, GDT2T_hap1 genome and encodes:
- the LOC103450720 gene encoding regulatory-associated protein of TOR 1-like, whose protein sequence is MALGDLMASRFSQSSVVVVSSQLDDCASSHDDGDLSSQRRESETASSSYGNATATTATSLAYLPQTTVLCELRHDAFEACVPTGPSDSGLVSKWRPKDRMKTGCVALVLCLNISVDPPDVIKISPCARMECWIDPFAMAPQKALETIGKTLSQQYERWQPRARYKVQLDPTVEEVKKLCNTCRKYAKSERVLFHYNGHGVPKPTANGEIWLFNKSYTQYIPLPISDLDSWLKTPSIYVFDCSAAGMIVNSFIELHDWGSSSSSGSARDCILLAACEAHETLPQSAEFPADVFTSCLTTPIKMALRWFCTRSLLHESLDYLLIDKIPGRQNDRKTLLGELNWIFTAVTDTIAWNVLPHDLFQRLFRQDLLVASLFRNFLLAERIMRSANCSPISHPQLPPTHQHHMWDAWDMAAEICLSQLPLLVEDPNAEFQPSPFFTEQLTAFEVWLDHGSENKKPPEQLPIVLQVLLSQCHRFRALVLLGRFLDMGPWAVDLALSVGIFPYVLKLLQTMTPELRHILVFIWTKILALDKSCQVDLVKDGGHTYFIRFLDSMEAYPEQRAMAAFVLAVIVDGHRRGQEACLEADLIHVCLKHLQGPTLNDTQTEPLFLQWLCLCLGKLWEDFTEAQIFGLQADAYSICAPLLSEPQPEVRASAVFALGTLLDVGSGSCRDGVGGEEENDDDEKIRAEISIIRSLLSVASDGSPLVRAEVAVALGRFAFGHNKHLKSIAAAYWKPQSNSLLNSFPSLAHIKGCVVSSQIGPLLRGTNDNSLGRDGRVSTSSPLASSGIMHGSPLSDDSSHHSDSGILNDGVSNGVVNHSTPKPLDNAMYSQCVLAMCTLAKDPSPRIASLGRRVLAIIGIEQVVAKPVKSTGNSVRPGESITATPTPSFGGLARSSSWLDMNGGHMPFRTPPVSPPQPNHLTGIRRVCSLDFRPHLMSPDSGLADPLLGSGGTSGASERSFLPQSAIYNWGCGHFSKPLLIVADDSKEVLSRREEREKFALEHIAKCQHSSVSKLNNQIASWDTKFETGTKTILLKPFSPIVVGADENEQIRVWNYQEQKEATLLNSFNNHDFPDKGISKLCLVNELDDSLLLAASSDGNIRIWKDYTLKGQQKLVTAFSSIQGHKPGVRSLNAVVDWQQQSGYLYASGELSSIMLWDLDKEQLINSIPSSSDCSISALSASQVHGGHFAAGFVDGSVRLYDVRTPEMLICSTQPHTQKVERVVGIGFQPGLDPSKIVSASQAGDIQFLDIRNGRDAYLTIEAHRGSLTALAVHRHAPIIASGSAKQLIKVFSLEGEQLGTIRYYPSFMAQKIGPVSSLAFHPYEVLLAAGAADACASIYADDNSQAR